One genomic segment of Mycolicibacterium psychrotolerans includes these proteins:
- a CDS encoding copper chaperone PCu(A)C translates to MRSPNRGTGSTTQETTVENVYIVPAFLPGRCAIQLDAGAAMRFTVTNNRGADPEKLLGVSTDAAQATRLPATTEIPPKATVAYGQPHPGDPGGSLRMGPARLDGLDPDLRPATTADVIFHFDRAGDITLPVAVEACPVQMP, encoded by the coding sequence GTGCGTTCACCCAATCGCGGAACCGGGTCGACCACGCAGGAAACCACCGTGGAGAACGTCTACATCGTGCCGGCTTTCCTGCCCGGCCGGTGCGCCATCCAACTCGATGCCGGGGCGGCGATGCGGTTCACGGTCACCAACAATCGCGGCGCCGACCCCGAGAAGCTGCTCGGAGTGTCCACCGACGCCGCGCAGGCAACGCGCCTACCCGCCACGACGGAGATACCGCCGAAGGCCACCGTCGCCTACGGCCAGCCTCATCCCGGCGATCCCGGCGGCTCGCTGCGCATGGGCCCGGCGCGCTTGGACGGCCTGGACCCCGATCTGCGGCCGGCGACGACGGCTGACGTGATTTTCCACTTCGACCGGGCCGGGGACATCACGTTGCCGGTGGCGGTGGAGGCCTGTCCCGTGCAGATGCCGTAG
- a CDS encoding sigma-70 family RNA polymerase sigma factor — MRFARARTEAQRRLWRNRVITACVPIADNIAYRYTGRGEPADDLFQVARLALVKTVDRFDPDKGPFLAFAVPTIRGELRRYFRDHTWMVRVPRPVQEVQLRSGRTTEALSQRFGRSPTPTELADELGVNIMDLGDSPCARTAYRPMALDAPVRGHGEASDSTVGAMQGADDPGYERVEDVMTVEEAIADLDPRRKAILRMIFFECLPQREVANRLEVSQVQISRLLHDTLARIRARVRVDAAA; from the coding sequence GTGCGATTCGCGCGCGCCCGGACTGAGGCGCAGCGTCGACTGTGGCGAAACCGCGTCATCACGGCGTGCGTCCCGATCGCCGACAACATCGCGTACCGATACACGGGCAGGGGAGAGCCCGCCGACGACCTCTTCCAGGTGGCGCGCCTCGCCCTGGTCAAAACGGTGGATCGCTTCGACCCGGACAAGGGCCCCTTCCTGGCCTTCGCCGTCCCCACGATCCGCGGGGAACTCCGGAGATACTTCCGTGATCACACCTGGATGGTGCGGGTGCCTCGGCCGGTTCAGGAGGTGCAGTTGCGCTCAGGGCGCACCACCGAGGCTTTGTCTCAACGATTCGGCCGCAGTCCGACTCCGACAGAACTGGCCGACGAGCTGGGGGTGAACATCATGGACCTCGGCGATTCACCGTGCGCCCGAACCGCTTATCGTCCGATGGCGTTGGATGCGCCCGTGCGTGGTCATGGTGAGGCTTCGGACAGCACCGTCGGGGCAATGCAAGGTGCCGACGACCCGGGCTACGAGCGGGTCGAAGACGTGATGACGGTCGAGGAGGCCATCGCCGATCTCGATCCCCGGCGCAAAGCCATCCTGAGGATGATCTTCTTCGAATGCCTCCCTCAGCGTGAAGTGGCCAACCGACTCGAGGTGTCCCAAGTGCAGATCTCGCGGCTCCTCCACGACACCCTGGCGCGAATTCGGGCTCGCGTCCGCGTCGATGCTGCGGCATGA
- a CDS encoding lipoprotein LpqH — protein MGTAERLAWQRTPKKTMVVVIAALVTGCSATGQAAPARESTISIGGATVRFDGLGCVRSQSYLSILAGRAGAEVAVMLDTSGVKPEVDWIKLRNVNGLSGDVWRGGVGRARAVRRDGREYVVTGSAYGFSAASPTDLGIPVPFRIDARC, from the coding sequence ATGGGCACGGCCGAACGCCTGGCGTGGCAGCGTACACCGAAGAAAACGATGGTCGTGGTGATCGCCGCGCTGGTCACGGGCTGTTCGGCCACCGGCCAGGCGGCCCCGGCACGTGAATCGACGATATCGATCGGCGGCGCCACCGTGCGCTTCGATGGGCTCGGGTGCGTCCGCTCCCAGTCCTACCTGTCGATTCTCGCGGGTCGCGCGGGCGCCGAGGTCGCCGTCATGCTCGATACCAGCGGCGTGAAGCCCGAGGTCGACTGGATCAAGTTGCGGAATGTCAACGGCCTCAGCGGCGATGTGTGGCGGGGAGGCGTGGGTCGCGCGCGTGCGGTTCGTCGCGACGGCCGCGAGTACGTGGTGACCGGATCGGCCTACGGATTCTCGGCGGCGTCTCCTACGGACCTCGGCATCCCGGTGCCCTTCCGGATCGATGCGCGGTGCTGA
- a CDS encoding phytoene desaturase family protein: MRAAADVTVVGTGPNGLAAAIVFAAAGLTVSVCEAQPRPGGGARTEELDLGVPLLHDLCSAVHPMAMASPFFQRFELSRRVEFGVPEVSYAHPLDDGPAAVAYHDLDRTVAELSAAGPADGRRYAAMMRPLVDAVHTVRDIGLSDLRHPPASLWSGSGVIGAATLAARALELGTRVWGRVTDAERCGAMLTGVGAHANTPIPSLAGAATALLLGSLAHDPGWPLPVGGSQAITDAMVDDLRARGVTVECDLAVDDAASLPPARVYVFDTAPWTLDTVFGDRLPVRYRRALRRFTPGNGVAKVDFALREPVPWADSRLRKAGTVHLGGTRAQMARAEADTGSGRHSATPMMLVSQPTVVDPSRLGPGGEHPLWSYAHVPNGSTRDMTATAIAQIERFAPGFRDVVIGSRCIPAADLSRHNANYRGGDIAVGTVSMYRMLARPVLAWDPYRTPLGNVYLCSAATPPGPGVHGMSGMHAAGRVLRQHFGISTLPDLAPR, translated from the coding sequence ATGCGCGCCGCCGCGGACGTCACGGTTGTGGGTACCGGACCGAACGGCCTGGCCGCGGCGATCGTCTTCGCCGCGGCGGGTCTGACCGTATCGGTGTGCGAGGCGCAGCCCCGTCCGGGCGGAGGGGCGCGAACCGAGGAGCTCGACCTCGGCGTTCCCCTGCTGCACGACCTGTGTTCGGCCGTGCACCCGATGGCGATGGCCTCGCCGTTCTTCCAGCGCTTCGAGCTCAGTCGCCGAGTGGAATTCGGCGTTCCCGAGGTGTCCTACGCCCATCCCCTCGACGATGGTCCGGCCGCCGTGGCGTACCACGACCTCGACCGGACCGTCGCCGAACTGTCCGCGGCCGGACCCGCCGACGGTCGCCGGTACGCCGCCATGATGCGCCCGCTGGTCGATGCCGTGCACACCGTACGGGACATAGGGCTCTCAGATCTGCGCCATCCGCCGGCGTCGCTGTGGTCGGGCTCCGGTGTCATCGGCGCGGCGACCCTGGCGGCGCGGGCGCTGGAACTGGGCACGCGGGTGTGGGGCCGGGTCACCGACGCCGAGCGCTGCGGGGCGATGCTGACCGGGGTGGGTGCGCACGCCAACACGCCGATCCCCTCGCTGGCCGGCGCGGCCACGGCGCTGTTGCTCGGCTCGCTCGCTCATGACCCCGGCTGGCCACTGCCCGTGGGCGGCAGCCAGGCCATCACCGATGCGATGGTCGACGACCTGCGCGCCCGCGGCGTCACCGTGGAGTGCGACCTGGCTGTCGACGACGCTGCCTCCCTGCCACCCGCAAGGGTGTACGTCTTCGACACCGCGCCATGGACCCTGGACACCGTCTTCGGGGACCGGTTGCCCGTCCGCTACCGGCGCGCGCTGCGCCGATTCACCCCCGGCAACGGGGTGGCCAAGGTGGACTTCGCGTTACGCGAACCCGTGCCCTGGGCGGACTCCCGACTGAGGAAGGCGGGCACGGTCCACCTCGGCGGGACGCGCGCGCAGATGGCGCGCGCCGAGGCCGACACCGGATCGGGGCGACACAGCGCCACCCCGATGATGCTGGTCAGCCAGCCGACGGTGGTTGACCCCAGTCGGCTCGGTCCTGGTGGCGAACACCCGCTGTGGAGCTACGCGCACGTGCCCAACGGCTCGACGCGGGACATGACCGCGACAGCCATCGCGCAGATCGAGCGCTTCGCTCCCGGATTCCGCGACGTCGTCATCGGCTCACGGTGCATACCGGCTGCCGATCTGTCGCGGCACAACGCCAACTACCGCGGCGGGGACATCGCTGTCGGCACGGTGTCGATGTACCGGATGCTGGCCCGCCCGGTACTCGCATGGGATCCCTACCGCACACCGCTGGGAAACGTCTACTTGTGCTCCGCGGCAACGCCTCCCGGCCCGGGTGTGCACGGCATGTCGGGGATGCACGCCGCCGGCCGGGTGTTGCGGCAACACTTCGGCATCAGCACACTGCCGGATCTCGCTCCCCGCTGA
- a CDS encoding MarR family winged helix-turn-helix transcriptional regulator, which translates to MTSPPRSRAPRRSPLTTQADAVLRASRALVGIAAESLGEVDDVVTVPQFRVLVLLHTRGPMNLASVAAELGVNPSNASRTCDRLIKARLLDRRESQVDRRNVTLTVKPAGRRLVEKVTEHRRAAIERVLRSMKAEDRSTVAAALEAFAVAAGEPDRDGRTISLLWPPESA; encoded by the coding sequence ATGACATCACCGCCGCGAAGCCGCGCTCCGCGCAGGTCGCCGCTGACGACTCAGGCGGATGCCGTGCTACGCGCTTCCCGCGCGCTCGTGGGCATCGCCGCCGAATCCCTCGGAGAGGTCGACGATGTGGTCACCGTCCCTCAGTTTCGGGTCCTGGTGCTACTCCACACGCGCGGTCCGATGAACCTCGCCTCCGTGGCGGCTGAACTCGGAGTGAATCCGTCGAATGCGAGCCGAACGTGCGACCGCTTGATCAAGGCCCGACTACTGGATCGCCGAGAATCTCAGGTCGACCGTCGCAATGTCACCTTGACGGTGAAACCTGCAGGACGCCGCCTCGTGGAGAAGGTGACCGAGCACCGTCGCGCGGCCATCGAGCGTGTCCTGCGGTCGATGAAAGCGGAGGACCGCAGCACCGTGGCCGCCGCCTTGGAAGCGTTCGCGGTGGCAGCCGGCGAGCCCGACCGTGACGGCAGAACGATCAGCCTGCTCTGGCCTCCGGAATCGGCCTGA